The segment ttttatttttaaaaataaaaaacatagaaaaccaattttttctctctccacgATCTAatcctaatataaaaaatcttgaaatattatttttctttaaattgcaTGTGGTTTTCTAGCTTTCTTTTAacttctctcaaatttttcattaagtaaataaatttggaatcaaACTATACCTTATATgtaaaattgattaatttttaaaataaatttgaaactcaaaaaccaatttaattagtactaaaaagtaaaaaacacaacaatattataaattcataggtcaaaatttattttaaataacttgGTTAGTTTCCTCCACtacaagaaaattgacttttagtgacaaaatattttgtcattGAAAGTCTAAATTTCGTCTACAAAAACATTCCCCAACGAAAATTCTTTCGTGCCTTGTTCGTCACCCTAGACCCGTCGCTAAAAGTTTCGTGACAAAAATCTTATTTCGTCGCCCAAAgttttccttgatgaaataaaattttgtcactGAAAGTGTTTTCCAACGAAATATTTCATCgacaaaagtaagaatttttgtcacaaaaaaaaataaaatttgtcccAAAAGTCGTCAATATTTAATGCCgacgaattttatttttattgccaaatatttttggtaacaaATTAATTTCGTCGGTGATAGTCTACCGTCTTTGTTAGTTGTCTTGGCCACGCCTCAGGCCTTCGCCATTCACCCACAATTCTAGCTCACCTGTCAAACATGTgaccaagctctgataccacttgtagatCGAGGTGCTCCGTACTTCCCAGCGGGTCACTCATCCTAAGATTTCTTTGACTGCAGCACGCTTAACCACAGAGTATTTTATGACAAGGCCCCCATTTGTTCTGAAAACCAATTGGTGGTTAGAATTGGgaccttatattatttaaggTCACTCTCCATAGTCGACATGAATTTGACTTGAACTCAATTATACTCAACCCAAAATCATGAAAGGGTGTTAGATTCAAATCATATTGACaagtcatatcaaattttgtcacttctaaacaaacctaaggttgaatgagaacaaattagaggactatagtttattaatagctagaataaattcaattccagacttatggattaaagtgataaatttgaaatataaaataaaagtataattgaaagacaatgttaggagaatgccaaagtgtaatactcatattgacattaataaaataatgatcaaaatgaaattaggattctacatcatttttttttctttccctttctcatctattccaaacaaaaatatcaaacataatgaaacactataaatataaatcatataataatttatgaaatatttcaattatttttataactacatttgttttaaatatttgattaaaaatgcatacaaGTATAAAAACTCCTTTACAAGTTAGTAACCATAGAAGTTACTATTTTGCggtataatttaagattttattcttaataactaatcaattttgataaattagtaattaataattaaaaataataaatatataattgatcaataaaaaataaaataaccaattattaataaagatgtggttgaaaacttttaaaaaaactttatatttatatagaatttcataTGTGCTATATATAtcagacattttttattttgtaaatatgaaaatagagctAGGCATATAGTActtacaatatattatatcatataatatttaacttatacttatttatttattaataatatatgatatcttcgtacacataaataatatttggaattttatgtaggtagaatgtttttatagatactagacaatttatttgagaaagttAATTCtgaccaattatttaaaaaccaagtaataatttaaaaaaaatctattaatttaaactaggtaactaaatgttagtataaatttacttcttgagtGGATAAGGTatgaatttgaataaatttacttattcataactaacataaatttaatactaCATTGGACTTGTATGGATAACTTttacctaatataataaaaatcatttaatagtatttatgtatgtgtagcaccatataataatattgaaatttaaataaatttatatcataggatgtaatcttacatatcttggattatctattgttattatttatatatatataaatataaataacatattacactataaatattaattgcttaaataatttacatttttgttatttcataacaatactattattacataatagaacatttaaatttaaataaatctacattctagtatttaattttgtggatccttaatttttattattatttatataaataaaatattatagtataaatattaagtgtcaacaaatatatattgtattatttcatagtataaataatctacttatttattaatattctttattaatatcacaatttaataacattacttggtgacaaaattactcaatttgtcaggaaataatataattatcgacgaaaccattttgtaagcaaaaatagataaaaggttgtaacttttagtgaggaaattattttcatcaccaaaaattataattagtgataaatattttcatagggaaatagtttatttttgtcacaaaagtGTTTGCGCCAAAAAAAAAGCGCCAAATTTTCCCGCCACATCTTTTagcaacaaaaatttcaaattcgttAGGAAAAGTTTGCAGAAAATTGGCATTATTGAcaacatctaaaatttcatcggtaaaagttacttttagcgACAAAATTAGAATTCGCCCCTAAATTTTTGTCACGAAAAGtacattttcttgtagtgttcttcacatataacatatttttataatttttttcactaaacaaataaactcaaaattaatcaagattttatatgttgaattcattaatgagtttaataatttaaaaaaaaattaaaactcaaataattatctaattaataccatcaatttataaataaaaattgatttcaaatgactattttttattttctatgtagaattattattttcttatatttttttctattatgcAAATGgactccaaattaaacaagacttaatgtctTAACTTCATCAACGAGTctagtagtttttaaaaataacttaaaacttaaatagtaaatcaattaatattaaaagtttacggacaaaaattgatttagaacaactctattttttttcttcatataattattattatccgattttttaaataaataaactctaaatGCAATTATGCATTTTACAATCTTTTCTAAAGGTAATTACAAATTTCTTTAGTTGTTTTCCATCTTCCAAcccaaaaaattgttgaaattatttttccgGTCTGTTCCATTTTTCAGTATTATCAGCATCTCTAAGTCAAGAACTTACGACtatttcaatgaaaatataaaaaaatattgtgaatatTCAACTATTTCGCTTGAAGTtacccaaatatgaaaaaaaggatTGAAGGGTGCAATCATGCAACCCAATGGCATTGATTGATGCTCGGGTCTTTGTTTTTAATCAGTCAAGTCATTCACGCGCTTTGTGGGCTCCACAATGCCTGAAACTTCAATTcaagggaaagttgtgttttcacgggccaatatggtaataatattgtttttggaacccaggtttgtgaaatgggaaaaacatctgttaatgtggaaacttatatcagtttcatgcactctgagcTGGCTGTGTTTTTTCTACCGAGCTTGCCCCTCCAGGtacccattcctctcatctTTCTACACTCTGTCACGGAGGCGAAGCAGAGGTTCCACAAGAAAACCCTAGCGTTCAGCCGTTCtttctttcctctctctcatttttgcaGTCATTCCTCTCATCTGTCTTCACTCCGTCACCGAGGCGAAGCAGAGAATCttgtatatttttcaacaatttctctcatttaatttctGAAGCCTTTAATCCCAAACTCCAATCTAGTTTTCTATCTTCAGCCCCTTCTCCTCTCAAAGTCCTAACCATTTGAACCCGATCATCCCAATTTCGTCACCCCTTCGGATCGAAGAGGGTGtgaaaatttgcaaaatttcacacattTGAAAGTATAAACCTTTACTTGAAAACCTGAATCGAAATTTTTGTTGCTTGTGGTAATTGTGAAGAACCAAATGGAGCACTTCATTGAAACAAGGTCGAGTTAAGAAGACGGCTTGAGGAGGGTACGTGTTGACTGAAAATCTGGTTTAGGAAAGCGAACCGGAATGGAAGCGACAACTCTGATATATTGGGTTCATGAAGAAGAATCTCGTGTTCTTCTCATTGGATCACATTTTTCTGTAACCTTCACATCAAATGTGaaggtaattaatttgtatttagggttgttttttaatattttttttgtttaaactggAGCAAAAGAGTGATTTTCGAGTGGTTATTGTATTTGCAATTTTTCCTCCATTGGTGAGGGCATAGGTTGAGGCGAATGTCGATTTTGGATCGTATGAGCGGCTGTTCGATCTCAATATTTTTGTGTATTGGAGActcatgaaatggaaaaatgttgTGGACATATTTAGAAATTGGGTGGAAAACTTGTGTATTTATTCAGATTTTTAGACTGATGGTAATAATTGATGAATATAATTAGGCAATATCATATATTGGCgattaaaatacataaattatgTGTTGGTTAGTAGAAATTGTTGGTAGTGTTTGTGAATTTGTAATGTTTGTTGGAATTTGTAGTGTACATCTTTTGTCAACGAAGACAGAATTGTTTCATCgcatcaggtactaccttaatgcaaaacatgtactaccttaatgggcTTGAGGTACTACATTAATGTACATCAGGTACTATCTTAGTGCATATTTGAGAAATGTTGTTGTTGTGTGACTTAAGACACAATTAGTTCATTTCATTACACAttgcagcatgacattgttatgttctcataggTTACTCCATCGGTGGCGTATGTAATCATAACAAATTtcatgtactaccttaatgcacataaggtactaccttaatggtcttcaggtactaccttaatgtacctcaggtactaccttaacgcacctGCGAGAAATGtaaccattttgtggcttcagatttttattagttaatttcattacctattgtagcatgacattgttatgttctcataggTTACTCCAACGGTACCTTATGTAATCATAAGAAATttcaagtactaccttaatgcacataaggtactaccttaatggtcttcaggtactaccttaatgtacctcaggtactaccttaacgcacctGCGAGAAATGTAGCCATTTTGTGGCTtcagatttttattagttaatttcattacctattgcagcatgacattgttatgttctcataggttactccaacggtaccttatgtaattataagaaatttcaggtactaccttaatgcacataaggtactaccttaatggtcttcaggtactaccttaatgtacctcaggtactaccttaatgtacctcaggtactaccttaacgcacctcaagtactaccttaacgcacctCAAGTACTACCTTCACGTGCTGAGATGGGCTGCTGACCTGGATACCTGGAGGGGCAATTTCGGTAGAAAAAAAACAACCggctcagagtgcatgaaactGATATAAGTTTCCATATTAACAAATGTTTTTCCCATTTCACAAACCtgggttccaaaaacaatattattaccatattggcccatgaaaacacaactttccctcaATTCAATGTACAGACCATTTTCCTGCGCTTTCGCAAGGCTTGAAAGACTACTGCAAAGGCTTTCACAGCAACTGCTACTCTCGCTAATTTGCTTTGGTTATTCGAGAGTTTGAATTTTGCTGAAAACATGTTTGTGGCGGAGGCGGCTATGTCTTCCATCTTTGATGTGGTGCTTGAGAAGTTGGTGGCTGCCCCTTTGTTGGAGTATGCACGCAGTCAGAATGTTGAGGCCACTCTCCAAAAATGGAAGAGGATTTTGTTACATATTGAAGCTGTGCTGACTGATGCTGAGCAGAAGCAGATAAGGGACAGAGCTGTTAAGCTTTGGTTGGATGATCTCAAATCTTTGGCTTACGACATGGAAGATGTTCTGGACGAGTTCAACACTGAAGCTAATCGGCAGATCCTGATACATGGACCCCAAGCTAGCACCAGTCAGGTACACAAGCTCATCCCAACTTGTTTTGCTGCTTGTCATCCTACATCCGTCATATTTAATGCAAAGGTTGGTggaaagataaagaaaattacaaggGAGTTGGATGCTGTTGCAAAACGAAAGCATGACTTTCATTTAAGGGAGGGTGTTGGAGGGTTGTCGTTTGAGATGGAAGAAAGGTTACAAACCACTTCCTTGGTAGATGAGTCTAGCATTTATGGTAGGGATGCTAAGAAGGAGGCTATCATTCAATTTCTCTTATCCGAGAAAGCCTCCAGGGATAATGGTGATAATGGAGTTTCTGTAGTTCCCATCGTAGGTATGGGTGGGGTTGGTAAAACAACCCTGGCTCAAATTATCTACAATGATAAGAGGGTGGAGAGCCACTTTGATACCAGGATTTGGGTTTGTGTATCGGATCGATTTGATGTGACAGGGATAACCAAAGCAATTCTAGAGTCCGTCACTCATAGTTCAACTGATTCTAAGAACTTAGAATCATTACAAAATAGCCTGAAGAATGGATTGAATGGGAAAAGATTCTTCCTCGTTCTAGATGATGTGTGGAACGAGAAGCCCCAAAACTGGGATGCCTTAAAGGCTCCTTTTAGGGCTGGTGCACAAGGCAGTATGATCGTAGTAACAACTCGTAATGAAGATGTTGCATCGATTATGCGCACTACTGCCTCTTCTCATCACCTTGATGTGCTATCCTATGAAGAGTGTCGGCTATTATTTGCAAAACACGCCTTTGCACATATGAATACAAACATCCGCCAAAAGTTGGAACCAATTGGTGAGAAGATAGTAAGAAAATGCAGAGGCTTGCCTTTGGCTGCAAAGTCGCTTGGAAGTCTATTACACACTAAACAAGATGAAAATGCTTGGAATGAAGTACTGAATAATGACATATGGGATTTGCCAATTGCACAAAGTGACATTCTTCCAGCTTTATACTTGAGTTACCATTATCTTCCACCAAATTTGAAACGATGTTTTGCATATTGCTCCATATTCCCCAAGgactataaatttgaaaaatggaaattagTGTTGTTATGGATGGCAGAAGGCTTATTAGGTGGCTCTAACGGGGAGAAAATTATAGAAGATTTTGGTAACACATGCTTTGAAAATTTACTTTCAAGATCTTTTTTCCAACGATCCATTGATGATGAATCACTATTTATGATGCATGATTTAATTCATGATTTAGCACAATTTGTATCGGGGAAATTTTGTTCTTGGTTGGAtgatggaaagaaaaatcaaatttctaagCAGACCAGACATTCTTCTTATATTATTGCAAAGGAATTTGAACTCTCCATGAAATTTAATCCATTTTATGAAGCTCATAATTTGCGGACCTTTCTTCCTGTACATACAGGTCATCAATCTCGTCGTATCTTTTTAAGCAAGAAGATCTCAAATCTTTTATTGCCAACACTGAAATGCTTACGGGTTCTCTCTTTAGCTCATTATCATATTGTGGAGTTGCCTCGCTCAATTGGAACTTTGAAACACCTACGCTACTTAGATCTTTCTCGTACTTCAATTAGAAGGCTCCCTGAATCAATaaccaaccttttcaacttGCAGACATTGATGTTGTCAAATTGTCATTCTCTTACTCGTTTGCCCACAAAAATGGGGAAACTAATCAACTTGCGTCATCTTGATATTAGTGACACTAGCTTAAAGGAGATGCCAATGGGAATGGAAGGGTTGAAACGTCTTCGAACATTGACTGCTTTTGCTGTTGGTGAGGATAGAGGGGCAAAAATTAAAGAGTTGAGGGACATGTCACACCTTGGTGGCAGACTTTGCATTTCCAAGTTGCAGAATGTGGTGGATGCTATGGATGTCTTCGAGGCTAATTTGAAAGGCAAGGAGCGTCTTGATGAGTTAGTAATGCAGTGGGATGGCGATGCTACTGCTCGTGATTTGCAGAAGGAAACAACTGTGCTTGAAAAGCTACAACCTCATAACAATTTGAAAGAGCTGACCATCGAGCACTATTGTGGTGAAAAATTTCCTAACTGGTTAGGCGAACATTCATTTACTAATATGGTGTCCATGCAACTCCACGATTGTAAAAATTGCTCATCCTTGCCATCGCTAGGGCAACTTGGATCTCTCAAGGAGCTCTCTATTATGAGGATTGATGGAGTGCAGAAGGTGGGACAAGAGTTCTATGGGAATATTGGGTCTTCTTCGTTTAAGCCATTTGAAGCCCTAGAGATTCTGAGGTTTGAAAAGATGTTAGAGTGGGAGGAATGGGTTTGTCGTGAAATTGAATTCCCTTGTTTGAAGGAGCTTTATATCAAGATATGTCCAAAGCTGAAAAAGGATTTACCCAAACACCTTcctaaattaacaaaacttgaGATTAGAGAATGCAAGCAGCTGGTGTGCTGTCTTCCAATGGCTCCCTCCATTCGTGAATTGATGTTGGTGGAATGTGATGATGTGGTCGTTAGGAGTGCGGGCAGTCTCACCTCATTGGCTTCCTTGGATATACGCAATGTTTGTAAAATACCAGATGAATTAGGACAACTGAATTCTCTTGTAAAGTTGTCTGTGTATCGTTGTCCCGAGCTAAAGGAAATGCCACCCATTCTTCACAACTTGACATCTCTTAAACACTTGGATATCCGGTTCTGTGACAGTCTTTTGTCTTGTTCGGAGATGGGGCTACCACCAATGCTTGAAAGGCTTCAAATTGTTCACTGTCCCATTCTGAAGTCCCTATCAGAGGGAATGATACAAAATAATACTACTCTCCAACAATTGTACATCTCGTGCTGTAAAAAATTGGAGTTATCATTGCCTGAGGATATGACGCACAACCACTACGCTTTCCTTActcaattaaatatatttgaaatttgtgaTTCTCTCACGTCCTTTCCTTTAGCTTTCTTCACAAAGCTTGAGTATCTTCATATCACAAATTGTGGAAATCTGGAGTCCCTTTACATTCCAGATGGACTTCACCACGTGGAACTCACATCTCTCCAGTCATTGGAAATATCTAATTGCCCTAATCTGGTATCTTTTCCACGAGGAGGATTGCCCACTCCCAATTTAAGAAGGCTTTCGATAGAGAGTTGCAAGAAGCTCAAGTCACTGCCCCAAGGGATGCACGCCCTCCTTACATCCCTTGAATATTTGCATATATCTAGTTGTccagaaattgattcatttccAGAAGGAGGTTTGCCCACTAATTTATCTGACCTTCACATCGGGAATTGCAACAAACTCTTGGCTTGTCGGATGGAGTGGGGCTTGCAAACGCTACCCTTTCTTAGAACGTTGGAGATTGAAGGAtatgagaaagaaagatttcCCGAGGAGCGATTTCTGCCCTCCACTCTCACCTTCCTTCAAATTAGGGGTTTTCCAAATCTGAAATCCCTGGACAATAAGGGGCTTCAGCACCTCACCTCTCTTGAAACCCTGGAGATTTGGAAATGTGGAAAGCTCAAGTCCTTCCCAAAACAAGGGCTGCCCTCCTCCCTTTCTCGTCTTTATATTAGAAGGTGTCCTCTGCTGAAGAAACGGTGCCAAAGGGATGAAGGGAAAGAATGGCCCAACATTTCTCACATCCCCTGCATAGTGTTCGACAGATAcgataagaaaaataaggagGTGATCTTATCATGAGGCCCTTCCATTGAAGCTCTTGCTCTCCTCTGCATTTATTGGCCCAGGTACTTTATgctttgtgttttattttcatttaccaaTTCCCCGTCAATCAACAAGTTTATAACTACTCTAGCATCCAGACTCTGCTACCTAATGGTGCTAATATTTTaagactttatttttttccttttatataattcttttattttgagaCATCAAGTGGGGTCCAGTAGAGAGTCCAGATATAATTTGTGGGGGTATCACTCAAATAAAGAACAAAGGCAAAGCACCACTTAGATGTAGTTtggatataattttatattctctatttttataattttgcttttcttttttcattttttttgttatcaatttttttttaaaaaaaattaaaaatagttaccaaatgatttccaaagtcactttcaaatttttaatcttgaaaaaaatgcaattaACTATAtcattaatttgttatattgttttttcatttttaatcaggaAATATTGTATTCGATGTTTATTAGCCTCTTGCTTTTACTTGGTGtgtttaattaaaattgttacTTTAAAAGACAACATTTTTATGCATAGAAGTTGTTTgttcaaaaaacaaagaacttctttttcttttaagtttagataatttttattaaagataaacaatttcaaaaggcaactttaatataaattcattttttaatttcaatgtgTCTAATATGAAATTGTGGAAATTGTTTCTTTAAGTGACAACTTCCAACATGACCAAAAGTGTTGtaaattccttaatatttttaatatggaaagtgtttttttcaaaagttatctttagtataaatttgtAATTCTTTCAATATGGgaagtgttttttcaaaagacacttttattataaattcaattatttttaatatgtgtctaatataaaaattgtgaaatgtgTCTCTTTAAGGGATAACTTCCAACGTTGTCAAAATTGTTGTGAATTCTTAATAGttttaatatggaaaatgttttttcaaaaaacatctttcatataatttttttaaaaaataagagacCGATATGAAAATCGTGGAAGACATATCTTCAATAGACAACTTTCAATATGACATAAAATGCtgtagaatttgaaatattttttaatgtgttgtattttaaaaaattaattttaaattgattgtaCTTTTATCAAAAAACCGTATTATGAGGTAAACACGTACATTAAAAAAGGGGCATTAGATATGTGAGCCTGTTGATTTTTGTGTGATTTTGATGGACAATgcttaatatcttttaaaagaagTTTAGGTGATTCCACATCAAGCTTAAGTCATTGAAATGGGAGAAGGCAAACCCCATTAAGTGTGTTCTCCTTTGAGCCcaaaaatcaattatacttATGATTCATAAGACGACCACAAGCCCTGATATACTTACTttgaaatcatataattttgtgaaaattgtacaaatatatatatatatttactactTTCTTATTGTGAACTCTCTACAATAATAGtcatttttttggaaagtttAGTATCATATGTGAATATAGGTGTTAATAAACTCAAACAACTATTAGTTTAGTTTAGTGACTAGGTGAGATAATTGTccagaaattgattcatttccAGAAGGGGGTTTGCCCACTAATTTATCTGAGCTTCACATCAGGAATTGCAACAAACTCGTGGCCAATCGGATGGAGTGGGGCTTGCAAACGCTTCCCTTTCTTAGAACGTTGGGGATTGAGGGATGTGAGAAAGAACGATTTCCGAGGAGCGATTTCTGCCCTCCACTCTCACCTCCCTTGAAATTAGGGGTTTTCCAAATCTGAAATTCCTGGACAATAAGGGGCTTCAGCATCTCACCTCTCTTGAAACTCTGGAGATTAGGAAATGTGGAAACCTCAAGTCCTTCCCAAAACAGGGGCTGCCCTCCTTCCTTTCTCGTCTTGATATTGATGATTGTCCTCTGCTGAGGAAACGATGCCAAAGGGATAAAGGGAAAGAATGGCCCAAGATTTCTCACATCCCCTGCATAACATACGATTGGGAAGATGAGGTGATTTTATCATGAAGGCCTTCGATCCAAGCTCTTGCTCTTCTCTGCGTTTATTAGCCCAGGTACTTTCTGCTTTGTGTTCCATATTTTCATTCCCATTTATAACTATgctttgttatattattttatttttcttgtttaatCAAGAAACATTGTATTTGGCTCTGTGAATATCTTGTAGGTTTAGTTTTCAATTAAGAATTGCATACGACTATAAAAGCTCcttcctcttgtgatttcgaaTTTCTTTTCCACTACCACAacatatcataaatttttttttttttctgttgttgCTACATTTtctgttttatctttttatttatttttattttatgctttttacttgaaatttcatttttcatgagCTAATGGTAAGTGCAAATTTTTTGAATGGGCTTAACAAAGAGGCCTCAAGAACGGTTCTACCCATTGAATTTGTTTCACCAATGCTATTGGAGTAGATCTTGTTGCTCATTTAATAGTATATGTAtggattaaaattttctttctcaaatagCTTAAGTTTTAAGGAAAGAAATTAGAgaggaaaatgtgaagaaaaaactaaattgtTTAGTAATGCACTTtgcaaaaaaatgattttctttttcatattttccatgataaggcaaatgtgagaaaattattttccttatttttctttagtactttttagcaaccaaatatagcctattttttttttcctttgaagaaATTTTAGGAGGTAAACACACTAAAAAAAGGGCATTAGGCATGAGAGTTTGTTGATTTCCATGTGCGACTTTGACGGAAAAAACTTAATATCTTTTAACGGAAGTTTAAGTCATTCCACATGAAGCATAAGTCATTGAAATGGGATAAAGTAAAACC is part of the Vitis riparia cultivar Riparia Gloire de Montpellier isolate 1030 unplaced genomic scaffold, EGFV_Vit.rip_1.0 scaffold826_pilon_pilon, whole genome shotgun sequence genome and harbors:
- the LOC117910735 gene encoding putative disease resistance protein RGA3 codes for the protein MFVAEAAMSSIFDVVLEKLVAAPLLEYARSQNVEATLQKWKRILLHIEAVLTDAEQKQIRDRAVKLWLDDLKSLAYDMEDVLDEFNTEANRQILIHGPQASTSQVHKLIPTCFAACHPTSVIFNAKVGGKIKKITRELDAVAKRKHDFHLREGVGGLSFEMEERLQTTSLVDESSIYGRDAKKEAIIQFLLSEKASRDNGDNGVSVVPIVGMGGVGKTTLAQIIYNDKRVESHFDTRIWVCVSDRFDVTGITKAILESVTHSSTDSKNLESLQNSLKNGLNGKRFFLVLDDVWNEKPQNWDALKAPFRAGAQGSMIVVTTRNEDVASIMRTTASSHHLDVLSYEECRLLFAKHAFAHMNTNIRQKLEPIGEKIVRKCRGLPLAAKSLGSLLHTKQDENAWNEVLNNDIWDLPIAQRL
- the LOC117910731 gene encoding putative disease resistance protein At3g14460 isoform X2; the encoded protein is MLSNCHSLTRLPTKMGKLINLRHLDISDTSLKEMPMGMEGLKRLRTLTAFAVGEDRGAKIKELRDMSHLGGRLCISKLQNVVDAMDVFEANLKGKERLDELVMQWDGDATARDLQKETTVLEKLQPHNNLKELTIEHYCGEKFPNWLGEHSFTNMVSMQLHDCKNCSSLPSLGQLGSLKELSIMRIDGVQKVGQEFYGNIGSSSFKPFEALEILRFEKMLEWEEWVCREIEFPCLKELYIKICPKLKKDLPKHLPKLTKLEIRECKQLVCCLPMAPSIRELMLVECDDVVVRSAGSLTSLASLDIRNVCKIPDELGQLNSLVKLSVYRCPELKEMPPILHNLTSLKHLDIRFCDSLLSCSEMGLPPMLERLQIVHCPILKSLSEGMIQNNTTLQQLYISCCKKLELSLPEDMTHNHYAFLTQLNIFEICDSLTSFPLAFFTKLEYLHITNCGNLESLYIPDGLHHVELTSLQSLEISNCPNLVSFPRGGLPTPNLRRLSIESCKKLKSLPQGMHALLTSLEYLHISSCPEIDSFPEGGLPTNLSDLHIGNCNKLLACRMEWGLQTLPFLRTLEIEGYEKERFPEERFLPSTLTFLQIRGFPNLKSLDNKGLQHLTSLETLEIWKCGKLKSFPKQGLPSSLSRLYIRRCPLLKKRCQRDEGKEWPNISHIPCIVFDRYDKKNKEVILS
- the LOC117910731 gene encoding putative disease resistance protein At3g14460 isoform X1 is translated as MAEGLLGGSNGEKIIEDFGNTCFENLLSRSFFQRSIDDESLFMMHDLIHDLAQFVSGKFCSWLDDGKKNQISKQTRHSSYIIAKEFELSMKFNPFYEAHNLRTFLPVHTGHQSRRIFLSKKISNLLLPTLKCLRVLSLAHYHIVELPRSIGTLKHLRYLDLSRTSIRRLPESITNLFNLQTLMLSNCHSLTRLPTKMGKLINLRHLDISDTSLKEMPMGMEGLKRLRTLTAFAVGEDRGAKIKELRDMSHLGGRLCISKLQNVVDAMDVFEANLKGKERLDELVMQWDGDATARDLQKETTVLEKLQPHNNLKELTIEHYCGEKFPNWLGEHSFTNMVSMQLHDCKNCSSLPSLGQLGSLKELSIMRIDGVQKVGQEFYGNIGSSSFKPFEALEILRFEKMLEWEEWVCREIEFPCLKELYIKICPKLKKDLPKHLPKLTKLEIRECKQLVCCLPMAPSIRELMLVECDDVVVRSAGSLTSLASLDIRNVCKIPDELGQLNSLVKLSVYRCPELKEMPPILHNLTSLKHLDIRFCDSLLSCSEMGLPPMLERLQIVHCPILKSLSEGMIQNNTTLQQLYISCCKKLELSLPEDMTHNHYAFLTQLNIFEICDSLTSFPLAFFTKLEYLHITNCGNLESLYIPDGLHHVELTSLQSLEISNCPNLVSFPRGGLPTPNLRRLSIESCKKLKSLPQGMHALLTSLEYLHISSCPEIDSFPEGGLPTNLSDLHIGNCNKLLACRMEWGLQTLPFLRTLEIEGYEKERFPEERFLPSTLTFLQIRGFPNLKSLDNKGLQHLTSLETLEIWKCGKLKSFPKQGLPSSLSRLYIRRCPLLKKRCQRDEGKEWPNISHIPCIVFDRYDKKNKEVILS